One Streptomyces hundungensis DNA segment encodes these proteins:
- the rplC gene encoding 50S ribosomal protein L3, whose amino-acid sequence MSKNIKGVLGEKLGMTQVWDENNRVVPVTVIKAGPCVVTQVRTNDVDGYESVQIAFGEIDPRKVNKPLKGHFAKADVTPRRHLVELRTPDASEYTLGQEITAEVFESGVKVDVTGKSKGKGFAGVMKRHNFKGLGAGHGVQRKHRSPGSIGGCATPGRVFKGVRMAGRMGNERVTTQNLTIHAVDAEKGLLLIKGAVPGPNGGLVLVRTAAKGA is encoded by the coding sequence ATGAGCAAGAACATCAAGGGCGTCCTGGGCGAGAAGCTCGGCATGACCCAGGTCTGGGACGAGAACAACCGGGTTGTCCCGGTCACCGTCATCAAGGCCGGGCCGTGTGTCGTGACGCAGGTCCGCACGAACGACGTGGACGGTTACGAGTCGGTCCAGATCGCCTTCGGCGAGATTGACCCGCGCAAGGTGAACAAGCCCCTCAAGGGTCACTTCGCCAAGGCCGACGTGACTCCGCGCCGCCACCTGGTGGAGCTCCGCACCCCTGACGCCAGCGAGTACACGCTGGGCCAGGAGATCACTGCCGAGGTGTTCGAGTCCGGCGTCAAGGTCGACGTCACGGGCAAGAGCAAGGGCAAGGGCTTCGCCGGTGTCATGAAGCGTCACAACTTCAAGGGCCTCGGCGCCGGACACGGCGTCCAGCGCAAGCACCGCTCGCCCGGTTCCATCGGTGGCTGCGCCACCCCTGGCCGCGTGTTCAAGGGCGTCCGCATGGCGGGCCGCATGGGCAACGAGCGTGTCACCACCCAGAACCTGACCATCCACGCGGTTGACGCGGAGAAGGGTCTGCTGCTCATCAAGGGCGCGGTCCCCGGTCCGAACGGCGGCCTCGTCCTGGTCCGTACCGCGGCCAAGGGGGCTTGA
- the rpsJ gene encoding 30S ribosomal protein S10 — MAGQKIRIRLKAYDHEVIDSSAKKIVETVTRTGASVAGPVPLPTEKNVYCVIKSPHKYKDSREHFEMRTHKRLIDILDPTPKTVDSLMRLDLPAGVDIEIKL; from the coding sequence ATGGCGGGACAGAAGATCCGCATCCGGCTCAAGGCCTACGACCACGAGGTCATCGACTCCTCGGCGAAGAAGATCGTCGAGACGGTGACGCGCACTGGTGCGTCGGTCGCGGGCCCGGTGCCGCTGCCCACTGAGAAGAACGTGTACTGCGTCATCAAGTCGCCGCACAAGTACAAGGACTCTCGCGAGCACTTCGAGATGCGCACGCACAAGCGCCTCATCGACATCCTCGACCCCACGCCGAAGACGGTTGACTCGCTGATGCGCCTCGACCTTCCGGCCGGTGTCGACATCGAGATCAAGCTCTGA
- a CDS encoding putative T7SS-secreted protein — protein sequence MVDFGGLVDGGKNLLNKGLDKAEEGFDAGKKAVGGAVDKGAHVASGLLDRVGAHQLADQVDDFGDGVASALGAHVDEKQLGQTELFNDLVHGNPKTIRANAQHLADFATAFGKVGQGMRRLDSGSWKGQAVEAFRARFALHPAKWDEASSACHDASGALVHYAGTVEWAQSKAREAIALYAEGRNESRQAVEAYNKRVDAYNDKVRAQQDPGPRPGPFADPGVAIQERAQEALAEARRQRGEAAAAARAVVRAALASAPAEPPPLSRLGSDYTDFMTGGAIELDHAAVGVVKGTADILNFARSLNPEDPYNLLHPAEYEKSVATTLTGLISMTSHPERAIKGTVDDFKRDPFEFGGRLLPNAVQPETFAASGVRTAAGLALREGVEEGVEGGLRGAARTATDAEPHATGRAAEEKVCREDPVDMATGRMVLPQTDVVLPGALALVLRRTFESAYRAGRWFGPSWAGTLDMRLEIDATGVIFVREDGSLLSYPHPAPGVPTWPTHGGSRWPLDRDGDTYTVSDPGTGRSWHFVLHTDELALPHQLDDRNGNWITFAYDADGTPTGIAHHGGYRLKLTTHDGRITALHLAGAAPDGGDQRILGYGYTDGHLTQVVNSTGRPLRFGYDEHGRITSWTDTNGSHFHYVYDDRHRCVAQAGANGHMSSRFTYSEPDPATGLSTTTVTHAAGHDEHFLINDRAQVVGQIDATGAVTRFELDRFNRPLARTDPLGHTVRTAYDDAGRPVEVVRPDGRRTTVTYDDAGFPIRVTGADGLTVRQTFDERGNRTSVTDMAGVRTAFTYDEAGHLTAVTDGLGHVTRVHCDRAGLPLSLTDPLGAVTRYERDAFGRPVTLTDPLGATTRLAWTVEGKLARRTAPDGTEESWTYDGEGNCTSHTDPLGAVSRFEYTDFDLLAARTGPDGVRYAFEHDAELRLTKVVNPQGLEWSYAYDPAGRLIAETDFDGRTLGYAYDAAGRLASHTNGLGETIRYERNELGQTVRKDVEGTVTTFAYDVFDQLARAAGPDATLTLLRDRHGRLRSETVNDRELLYSYDELGRRNGRTTPGGSVSAWTYDPAGNRTELTTSGRRVSFAHDAAGRELTRRFGETITLAHAFDPLGRLTELAVTGADGAAIQRRAYHYRADGALTGVDDQLSGPRRFDLDAAGRVTAVHAANWSERYAYDAAGNQTEASWPAAHPGQEALGARVYDGTRITGAGSVRYEHDAQGRVTLRQKQRLSRKPDTWRYTWDPEDRLTSVTTPDGTVWRYRYDPLGRRIAKERMAGEAVVERVSFTWDGTTLCEQTTTSSASPAAVTLTWDHAGLRPIAQTERVAMADAPQDRIDERFFAMVTDLIGTPSELVDEEGAIAWRTRATLWGTTTWPTNAPAYTPLRFPGQYFDPETGLHYNYFRHYDPAGARYVSADPLGLAPGPNPVAYVNNPLGWADPLGLAPCPLGERSNPFGSREAAERAAFDLAGVPYGAEPDAAWTVVGDKNFKHMPGYAYAEDPTHWGNFRQFETENGSRVIVEHTDDPAGLHFHAGGPKGFTVEDRMRNGVNFGWGNNLDEMGTFERYRAFDKPGGDHHFYYVER from the coding sequence ATGGTGGACTTCGGGGGACTGGTCGACGGCGGGAAGAACCTGCTGAACAAGGGCCTGGACAAGGCCGAGGAGGGGTTCGACGCCGGCAAGAAGGCGGTCGGCGGCGCCGTCGACAAGGGCGCGCACGTCGCGAGCGGCCTTCTGGACCGGGTCGGCGCCCATCAACTGGCCGACCAGGTCGACGACTTCGGCGATGGCGTCGCCTCGGCCCTCGGCGCCCATGTCGACGAGAAACAGCTCGGACAGACCGAGCTGTTCAACGACCTCGTCCACGGCAATCCGAAGACGATCCGGGCCAACGCCCAGCACCTCGCCGACTTCGCGACGGCGTTCGGCAAGGTCGGCCAGGGCATGCGCCGGCTGGACTCCGGGAGCTGGAAGGGGCAGGCCGTCGAGGCGTTCCGCGCCCGGTTCGCCCTGCACCCGGCCAAGTGGGACGAGGCCTCCTCGGCCTGCCACGACGCGTCCGGGGCCCTGGTCCACTACGCCGGGACCGTCGAGTGGGCGCAGAGCAAGGCGCGGGAGGCCATCGCGCTGTACGCGGAGGGCCGGAACGAATCCCGGCAGGCGGTGGAGGCGTACAACAAGCGGGTCGACGCCTACAACGACAAGGTGCGCGCGCAGCAGGACCCCGGGCCGCGGCCCGGTCCGTTCGCCGACCCCGGCGTGGCCATACAGGAGCGGGCCCAAGAGGCGCTGGCCGAGGCGCGCCGCCAGCGCGGGGAGGCCGCGGCCGCGGCGCGCGCAGTGGTCCGGGCGGCCCTCGCCTCGGCCCCGGCGGAGCCGCCGCCCCTGTCCCGGCTCGGCAGCGACTACACGGACTTCATGACCGGCGGCGCGATCGAGCTCGACCACGCAGCGGTGGGCGTGGTCAAGGGCACCGCCGACATCCTGAACTTCGCCCGCTCCCTCAACCCCGAGGACCCGTACAACCTCCTGCACCCGGCCGAGTACGAGAAGAGCGTCGCCACCACCCTCACCGGCCTGATCTCCATGACCTCCCACCCGGAGCGGGCGATCAAGGGCACGGTCGACGACTTCAAGCGGGACCCGTTCGAGTTCGGCGGGCGGCTGCTGCCCAACGCGGTCCAGCCGGAGACGTTCGCCGCCTCGGGGGTGCGGACCGCGGCCGGGCTGGCGCTCAGGGAGGGCGTGGAGGAGGGCGTCGAAGGCGGGCTGCGGGGCGCCGCCCGCACCGCGACCGACGCCGAACCGCATGCGACGGGCCGCGCCGCCGAGGAGAAGGTCTGCCGGGAGGACCCGGTGGACATGGCCACCGGTCGCATGGTCCTGCCGCAGACGGACGTGGTCCTGCCGGGCGCGCTCGCGCTGGTCCTGCGGCGCACCTTCGAATCGGCGTACCGCGCGGGCCGCTGGTTCGGGCCGAGCTGGGCCGGCACCCTCGACATGCGTCTGGAGATCGACGCGACCGGCGTGATCTTCGTCCGCGAGGACGGCAGTCTGCTCTCCTACCCGCACCCCGCGCCCGGCGTGCCCACCTGGCCCACGCACGGCGGCTCGCGCTGGCCGCTGGACCGGGACGGCGACACGTACACCGTCTCGGACCCCGGCACCGGGCGGAGCTGGCACTTCGTGCTCCACACCGACGAGCTCGCCCTGCCGCACCAGCTCGACGACCGCAACGGCAACTGGATCACCTTCGCGTACGACGCCGACGGCACCCCGACCGGGATCGCCCACCACGGCGGCTACCGCCTGAAGCTCACCACGCACGACGGCCGGATCACCGCCCTGCATCTGGCGGGCGCGGCGCCGGACGGCGGTGACCAGCGGATCCTCGGCTACGGCTACACCGACGGCCATCTGACGCAGGTCGTCAACTCCACGGGCCGTCCGCTGCGCTTCGGCTACGACGAACACGGCCGCATCACGTCGTGGACCGACACCAACGGCAGCCACTTCCACTACGTCTACGACGACCGGCACCGCTGTGTCGCCCAGGCGGGCGCGAACGGGCACATGAGTTCGCGGTTCACCTACAGCGAGCCGGACCCGGCGACCGGGCTGAGCACGACCACCGTCACCCACGCCGCCGGTCACGACGAGCACTTCCTGATCAACGACCGTGCGCAGGTCGTCGGGCAGATCGACGCGACCGGCGCCGTCACCCGTTTCGAGCTGGACCGCTTCAACCGTCCCCTGGCCCGGACCGACCCGCTGGGGCACACCGTCCGGACCGCGTACGACGACGCGGGCCGGCCCGTGGAGGTCGTCCGCCCCGACGGCCGCCGGACGACGGTCACCTACGACGACGCGGGCTTCCCGATCCGTGTGACCGGCGCCGACGGCCTGACCGTGCGCCAGACCTTCGACGAGCGCGGCAACCGCACCTCGGTCACCGACATGGCCGGGGTGCGCACCGCGTTCACATACGACGAAGCGGGCCACCTCACCGCCGTGACGGACGGCCTCGGGCACGTCACCCGCGTCCACTGCGACCGGGCCGGGCTACCGCTCTCCCTCACCGACCCGCTGGGCGCGGTCACCCGCTACGAGCGGGACGCCTTCGGCCGCCCGGTCACCCTCACCGATCCCCTGGGCGCGACCACGCGTCTCGCCTGGACGGTCGAGGGCAAGCTCGCGCGCCGCACCGCCCCCGACGGCACCGAGGAGTCCTGGACGTACGACGGCGAGGGCAACTGCACCAGCCACACCGACCCGCTCGGCGCCGTCTCCCGCTTCGAGTACACGGACTTCGACCTCCTTGCGGCCCGCACCGGCCCGGACGGTGTGCGCTACGCCTTCGAACACGACGCGGAGCTGCGCCTCACCAAGGTCGTCAACCCCCAGGGCCTGGAGTGGAGTTACGCCTACGACCCGGCCGGCCGCCTGATCGCGGAGACCGACTTCGACGGCCGCACGCTGGGCTACGCCTATGACGCGGCCGGCCGCCTCGCCTCCCACACCAACGGCCTCGGCGAGACGATCCGGTACGAGCGCAACGAGCTGGGCCAGACGGTCCGCAAGGACGTCGAGGGGACGGTGACGACGTTCGCGTACGACGTCTTCGACCAGCTCGCCCGGGCGGCGGGCCCCGACGCGACGCTGACGCTGCTCCGCGACCGGCACGGCCGGCTCCGGTCGGAGACGGTGAACGACCGCGAACTGCTCTACTCCTACGACGAGTTGGGGCGCCGGAACGGGCGAACGACGCCGGGCGGATCGGTGAGCGCCTGGACGTACGACCCGGCGGGCAACCGCACCGAGCTGACCACCTCCGGGCGGAGGGTGTCGTTCGCCCACGACGCGGCGGGCCGGGAGCTGACCCGCCGGTTCGGCGAGACGATCACCCTGGCCCACGCCTTCGACCCGCTGGGCCGGCTCACGGAGCTGGCGGTGACGGGCGCGGACGGCGCGGCCATCCAGCGCCGCGCCTACCATTACCGCGCCGACGGCGCTCTGACCGGCGTGGACGATCAGCTGTCGGGTCCGCGCCGCTTCGACCTGGACGCGGCGGGCCGGGTGACGGCGGTGCACGCGGCGAACTGGTCCGAGCGGTACGCCTACGACGCGGCGGGCAACCAGACCGAGGCGTCCTGGCCCGCCGCCCACCCGGGGCAGGAGGCGCTGGGTGCCCGCGTGTACGACGGCACCCGAATAACCGGGGCGGGCTCGGTCCGCTACGAACACGACGCCCAGGGCCGCGTCACCCTGCGCCAGAAGCAACGCCTCTCCCGCAAGCCGGACACCTGGCGCTACACCTGGGACCCGGAAGACCGCCTCACCTCGGTCACCACCCCCGACGGCACGGTCTGGCGCTACCGCTACGACCCGCTGGGCCGCCGCATCGCGAAGGAGCGGATGGCGGGGGAGGCGGTGGTGGAGCGGGTGTCGTTCACGTGGGACGGCACGACGCTCTGCGAACAGACCACCACGTCATCGGCGTCCCCCGCGGCGGTCACCCTGACCTGGGACCACGCGGGCCTGCGGCCGATCGCCCAGACGGAACGCGTAGCGATGGCGGACGCGCCCCAGGACCGCATCGACGAACGCTTCTTCGCCATGGTCACCGACCTGATCGGCACGCCGAGCGAGCTGGTGGACGAAGAGGGCGCCATAGCCTGGCGCACCCGCGCCACCCTGTGGGGCACCACCACCTGGCCCACAAACGCCCCCGCCTACACCCCGCTCCGCTTCCCGGGCCAGTACTTCGACCCTGAGACGGGGCTGCACTACAACTACTTCCGGCATTACGACCCGGCAGGCGCCCGCTACGTCTCGGCGGATCCCCTGGGACTGGCGCCGGGGCCCAACCCTGTCGCCTACGTGAACAACCCACTCGGCTGGGCGGACCCGCTGGGTCTGGCGCCGTGTCCGCTGGGGGAGCGGAGCAACCCGTTCGGTTCGCGTGAGGCCGCAGAAAGAGCGGCGTTCGATCTTGCCGGGGTGCCCTATGGTGCGGAACCGGATGCCGCGTGGACTGTAGTCGGCGACAAGAATTTCAAGCACATGCCTGGTTATGCCTATGCCGAGGACCCCACGCATTGGGGGAACTTCAGGCAATTCGAGACAGAGAACGGGTCAAGAGTTATCGTAGAGCACACCGATGACCCTGCGGGCCTGCATTTTCACGCGGGTGGTCCCAAGGGGTTCACCGTCGAAGACCGTATGCGGAACGGCGTGAACTTCGGCTGGGGAAACAACTTGGACGAAATGGGCACGTTCGAACGCTATCGGGCATTTGACAAGCCCGGCGGTGACCATCATTTTTACTACGTCGAAAGGTGA
- a CDS encoding SseB family protein yields the protein MEIPGGPRERQRRREFAAGLGEFRRTAVLVPEVGGGWWTAEWGGIRWIHAFSDEAALARFAIARGEGDREWSFQRVLGARLLDVAVPALGVPAGVALDAGSPRGMIFPPVAGIVPEAVALDAGIVPEAAALDAGAYATEGRAGA from the coding sequence GTGGAGATACCGGGGGGTCCGCGGGAGCGGCAGAGGCGGCGTGAGTTCGCGGCGGGGCTGGGCGAGTTCCGGCGTACGGCGGTGCTGGTGCCCGAGGTCGGGGGCGGGTGGTGGACCGCCGAGTGGGGTGGGATCCGATGGATCCACGCGTTCTCGGACGAGGCGGCGCTCGCCCGGTTCGCGATCGCACGCGGTGAAGGCGACCGCGAGTGGAGCTTCCAACGGGTGCTCGGCGCACGGCTGTTGGACGTCGCCGTGCCCGCCCTGGGCGTCCCGGCCGGGGTCGCGCTCGACGCCGGGAGCCCCCGGGGCATGATCTTTCCGCCGGTCGCCGGGATCGTGCCGGAGGCCGTGGCGCTGGACGCCGGGATCGTGCCGGAGGCGGCGGCGCTGGACGCCGGGGCGTACGCGACCGAAGGGAGGGCCGGGGCATGA
- a CDS encoding PIG-L family deacetylase gives MGPGRRTVLGGAVATGLAATVAGCAAPAPGRTRTTTTVAPLTTPRAPLLLQILAHPDDDLYFMNPDTQHTLDSGVPLVSVYVTGGEANGDNRVVGDTGPHVPDKAAYSSARHQGLRQAYATLLGLDKYAPWEKSVAELRGGHRAEVNRLQHRGRRVELVFLNTAMHTPLGGRMGLPALWADHHLQLPVVIATGSPLRQAKSYTYDDLVEVLAGLLADYAPTHVQTLDPDPDIQHSSPAVRQHDSEQAGYSDHADHTAAASFAWAALIRHAERGNAFLATAYRGYYNRHWPKNLPAGVLAEKAAHLVPYGGDKDWQCHNPGGCGDYNVGGNRPLANGKGWVRSTHHRHPGARLLLSDDGAHAYGVLGLRAVRWDQNPDDSWGAPRDLGGGPLAPVLGGATLPDGRQLLFALRFSSLQGRAGANTREIVALEQGAPGGEFGAWRGLGNPERGDDRGRRIGSPLALAAPDGRVHLFVRNADRGISTRVRETDGAWSPWRDLGGESVQEGLSAIVDGRGRVHVFAAGADTVHHWTQNAPGAPLAPVPSRLPLAVDAVTPLPIGDGVQLLYRTCADPAKARKDPGSPASSHLTSVRLDGTPARPVALDGYGPVGAAGGHVVGTDERGRVQLAGAAGVLKRTGGAVPVGPPTLYVRDGRPLALGLGVDATPWTWRP, from the coding sequence ATGGGGCCGGGCCGGCGGACCGTTCTCGGGGGCGCCGTAGCCACCGGGCTCGCCGCCACCGTCGCGGGGTGCGCGGCGCCCGCGCCGGGGCGGACCAGGACGACCACCACCGTCGCCCCCCTCACCACCCCCCGCGCCCCCCTGCTCCTCCAGATCCTCGCCCACCCCGACGACGACCTGTACTTCATGAACCCGGACACCCAGCACACCCTGGACTCCGGGGTGCCGCTGGTCAGCGTGTACGTCACCGGCGGGGAGGCCAACGGGGACAACCGGGTGGTCGGTGACACCGGGCCGCACGTCCCCGACAAGGCCGCCTACTCCTCCGCCCGCCACCAGGGACTGCGGCAGGCGTACGCCACCCTGCTCGGCCTTGACAAGTACGCGCCCTGGGAGAAGTCCGTCGCCGAGCTGCGCGGCGGTCACCGCGCCGAGGTCAACCGGCTCCAACACCGGGGCCGCAGAGTGGAGTTGGTGTTCCTCAACACCGCCATGCACACCCCGCTGGGGGGTCGGATGGGGCTGCCCGCCCTCTGGGCGGACCACCACCTCCAGCTGCCCGTCGTCATCGCCACCGGCTCCCCCCTGCGCCAGGCCAAGAGCTACACCTACGACGACCTGGTGGAGGTGCTGGCCGGGCTCCTCGCCGACTACGCGCCCACCCACGTCCAGACCCTCGACCCGGACCCGGACATCCAGCACAGCTCCCCCGCCGTCCGTCAGCACGACTCGGAGCAGGCGGGCTACTCCGACCACGCCGACCACACCGCCGCCGCGTCGTTCGCCTGGGCCGCGCTGATCCGGCACGCCGAGCGCGGCAACGCCTTCCTCGCCACCGCCTACCGCGGCTACTACAACCGGCACTGGCCCAAGAACCTCCCCGCCGGCGTCCTCGCCGAGAAGGCGGCGCACCTCGTGCCGTACGGCGGCGACAAGGACTGGCAGTGCCATAACCCCGGCGGGTGCGGCGACTACAACGTCGGCGGGAACCGGCCGCTGGCCAACGGGAAGGGGTGGGTGCGCTCCACCCACCACCGCCACCCCGGCGCCCGGCTGCTCCTGTCCGACGACGGCGCCCACGCGTATGGCGTGCTCGGGCTCCGGGCCGTGCGCTGGGACCAGAACCCCGATGACAGCTGGGGCGCCCCGCGCGACCTCGGCGGCGGCCCGCTCGCCCCCGTCCTCGGCGGCGCCACCCTGCCCGACGGCCGCCAGCTCCTCTTCGCGCTCCGGTTCTCCTCGCTCCAGGGGCGGGCCGGCGCCAACACGCGGGAGATCGTCGCGCTCGAACAGGGCGCGCCGGGCGGGGAGTTCGGCGCGTGGAGGGGGCTCGGCAACCCCGAGCGCGGCGACGACCGCGGGCGCCGGATCGGGTCGCCGCTGGCCCTCGCGGCGCCGGACGGCCGCGTCCACCTCTTCGTGCGCAACGCGGACCGCGGCATCAGCACCCGCGTCCGCGAGACGGACGGCGCCTGGTCGCCCTGGCGCGATCTGGGCGGCGAGTCCGTGCAGGAGGGGCTGAGCGCGATCGTCGACGGGCGCGGGCGCGTCCATGTCTTCGCGGCCGGCGCCGACACCGTCCACCACTGGACGCAGAACGCCCCGGGCGCGCCCCTCGCCCCCGTACCGTCCCGGCTGCCGCTCGCCGTCGACGCGGTGACCCCGCTCCCGATCGGCGACGGCGTACAGCTCCTCTACCGCACCTGCGCCGACCCGGCGAAGGCCCGCAAGGACCCCGGCTCCCCCGCGTCTTCGCACCTCACCTCCGTACGCCTGGACGGCACCCCGGCGCGGCCGGTCGCGCTCGACGGGTACGGACCGGTCGGCGCGGCGGGCGGCCACGTGGTGGGGACGGACGAGCGGGGGCGGGTCCAACTCGCGGGCGCGGCAGGGGTGTTGAAGCGGACCGGCGGCGCCGTCCCGGTCGGCCCGCCCACGCTGTACGTCCGCGACGGGCGGCCCCTCGCACTGGGGCTCGGCGTCGATGCCACGCCTTGGACCTGGCGCCCGTAG
- the tuf gene encoding elongation factor Tu has protein sequence MAKAKFERTKPHVNIGTIGHIDHGKTTLTAAITKVLHDAYPDLNEASAFDQIDKAPEERQRGITISIAHVEYQTESRHYAHVDCPGHADYIKNMITGAAQMDGAILVVAATDGPMPQTKEHVLLARQVGVPYIVVALNKADMVDDEEILELVELEVRELLSEYEFPGDDLPVVKVSALKALEGDKEWGQSVLNLMAAVDEAIPQPERDVDKPFLMPIEDVFTITGRGTVVTGRIERGVLKVNETVDIVGIKTEKTTTTVTGIEMFRKLLDEGQAGENVGLLLRGIKREDVERGQVIIKPGSVTPHTEFEAQSYILSKDEGGRHTPFFNNYRPQFYFRTTDVTGVVTLPEGTEMVMPGDNTQMTVSLIQPVAMEEGLKFAIREGGRTVGAGQVVKILK, from the coding sequence GTGGCGAAGGCAAAGTTCGAGCGGACTAAGCCGCACGTCAACATCGGCACCATCGGTCACATTGACCACGGTAAGACGACCCTCACGGCCGCCATTACCAAGGTGCTGCACGACGCGTACCCGGACCTGAACGAGGCCTCGGCCTTCGACCAGATCGACAAGGCTCCTGAGGAGCGCCAGCGCGGTATCACGATCTCGATCGCGCACGTCGAGTACCAGACCGAGTCGCGTCACTACGCCCACGTCGACTGCCCCGGTCACGCGGACTACATCAAGAACATGATCACGGGTGCCGCGCAGATGGACGGCGCGATCCTCGTGGTTGCCGCCACCGACGGCCCGATGCCGCAGACCAAGGAGCACGTGCTCCTGGCCCGCCAGGTCGGCGTTCCGTACATCGTGGTCGCGCTGAACAAGGCCGACATGGTGGACGACGAGGAGATCCTGGAGCTCGTCGAGCTCGAGGTTCGTGAGCTCCTCTCCGAGTACGAGTTCCCGGGCGACGACCTGCCGGTCGTCAAGGTCTCGGCGCTCAAGGCGCTCGAGGGCGACAAGGAGTGGGGCCAGTCGGTCCTGAACCTGATGGCCGCCGTCGACGAGGCGATCCCGCAGCCCGAGCGTGACGTCGACAAGCCGTTCCTGATGCCGATCGAGGACGTCTTCACGATCACCGGTCGTGGCACCGTCGTCACCGGTCGTATCGAGCGTGGTGTCCTGAAGGTCAACGAGACCGTCGACATCGTCGGTATCAAGACCGAGAAGACCACCACCACGGTCACCGGCATCGAGATGTTCCGCAAGCTGCTCGACGAGGGCCAGGCCGGTGAGAACGTCGGTCTGCTGCTTCGTGGCATCAAGCGCGAGGACGTCGAGCGCGGCCAGGTCATCATCAAGCCGGGTTCGGTCACGCCGCACACCGAGTTCGAGGCCCAGTCGTACATCCTGTCCAAGGACGAGGGTGGCCGTCACACGCCGTTCTTCAACAACTACCGTCCCCAGTTCTACTTCCGTACGACTGACGTGACCGGTGTTGTGACCCTCCCCGAGGGCACCGAGATGGTCATGCCGGGTGACAACACCCAGATGACCGTTTCGCTGATCCAGCCCGTCGCCATGGAGGAGGGCCTGAAGTTCGCCATCCGTGAGGGTGGCCGGACCGTGGGCGCCGGCCAGGTCGTCAAGATCCTCAAGTAA